Proteins from a genomic interval of Pseudomonas anuradhapurensis:
- a CDS encoding carboxy terminal-processing peptidase: MKHFLPSTALALMIGLGSLTLGGNAAAANKWDSLQPDRDEIVASLNVVELLKRHHYSKPPLDDARSAIIYDSYIKLLDPARSYFTAADIAEFDKWKTQFDDFLKSGNLDPGFTIYKRYLDRVKQRLDFALAELDKGVDKIDFSAKETLLIDRKDAPWLKDQAALDELWRKRVKDEVLRQKIAGKEPKQIQETLTKRYKNQLARLDQTRAEDIFQAYINTFAQSYDPHTNYLSPDNAENFDINMSLSLEGIGAVLQSDNDQVKIVRLVPAGPAAKTKQVAPADKIIGVAQGNKEMVDVVGWRLDEVVKLIRGPKGSVVRLEIIPASNAPSDQTSKIVSITREAVKLEEQAAKKSVLKLKQDGRDYKLGIIEIPAFYLDFKAYRAGDPEYKSTTRDVKKLLTELQKEKVDGVVIDLRNNGGGSLQEATELTSLFIEKGPTVLVRNSDGRVDVLEDENPGAFYKGPLALLVNRLSASASEIFAGAMQDYHRALIIGGQTFGKGTVQTIQPLNHGELKLTLAKFYRVSGQSTQHQGVLPDIGYPSIIDTKEIGESALPEAMPWDTIRPVVKPAADPFKPFLAQLKAQHEARSDKDAEFTYIRDRLALTQKLLNEKTVSLNEQDRRARHDEIEAKQLALENIRRKAKGEEPLKELKKEDEDALPTEDENTKPEDDAYLAETGRILIDYLSASTKVAKK, from the coding sequence ATGAAGCATTTCCTCCCAAGCACCGCCCTGGCGCTGATGATCGGCCTGGGCAGCCTCACGCTCGGCGGCAATGCGGCGGCCGCCAACAAGTGGGACAGCCTGCAGCCGGACCGTGACGAGATCGTCGCCAGCCTCAACGTGGTGGAATTGCTCAAGCGCCATCACTACAGCAAGCCGCCGCTGGACGATGCCCGTTCGGCCATCATCTATGACAGCTACATCAAGCTGCTGGACCCGGCGCGCAGCTACTTCACCGCCGCCGACATCGCCGAATTCGACAAGTGGAAAACGCAATTCGACGATTTCCTCAAGAGCGGCAACCTGGACCCGGGCTTCACCATCTACAAACGCTACCTCGACCGCGTCAAGCAACGCCTGGACTTCGCCCTGGCCGAGCTGGACAAGGGCGTGGACAAGATCGACTTCAGCGCCAAGGAGACCTTGCTGATCGACCGCAAGGACGCCCCATGGCTGAAGGACCAGGCCGCGCTCGACGAGCTGTGGCGCAAGCGGGTGAAAGACGAGGTGCTGCGCCAGAAGATCGCCGGCAAGGAACCCAAGCAGATCCAGGAAACCCTGACCAAGCGCTACAAGAACCAGCTGGCGCGCCTGGACCAGACCCGTGCCGAGGATATCTTCCAGGCCTATATCAACACCTTCGCCCAGTCCTACGACCCGCACACCAACTACCTGTCGCCTGACAACGCGGAAAACTTCGACATCAACATGAGCCTGTCGCTCGAAGGCATCGGCGCGGTACTGCAAAGCGACAACGACCAGGTCAAGATCGTGCGCCTGGTGCCGGCAGGCCCGGCGGCCAAGACCAAGCAGGTGGCCCCGGCCGACAAGATCATCGGCGTGGCCCAGGGCAACAAGGAGATGGTCGACGTGGTCGGCTGGCGCCTGGACGAAGTGGTCAAGCTGATCCGTGGCCCGAAAGGTTCGGTGGTGCGCCTGGAAATCATCCCGGCCAGCAACGCACCTAGCGACCAGACCAGCAAGATCGTCTCGATCACCCGCGAAGCCGTGAAGCTCGAAGAGCAGGCGGCGAAGAAGTCGGTGCTCAAGCTCAAGCAGGACGGGCGTGACTACAAGCTCGGCATCATCGAGATCCCGGCCTTCTACCTGGACTTCAAGGCCTACCGCGCCGGTGACCCGGAATACAAGAGCACCACGCGTGACGTGAAGAAGCTGCTCACCGAACTGCAGAAGGAAAAAGTCGACGGCGTGGTCATCGACCTGCGCAACAACGGCGGCGGCTCGTTGCAGGAAGCCACCGAACTGACCAGCCTGTTCATCGAGAAAGGCCCCACCGTGCTGGTGCGCAACAGCGACGGCCGTGTCGACGTGCTGGAAGATGAAAACCCCGGCGCCTTCTACAAAGGCCCGCTGGCCCTGCTGGTCAACCGCCTGTCGGCCTCGGCGTCGGAGATCTTCGCCGGCGCCATGCAGGACTATCACCGAGCCCTGATCATCGGTGGCCAGACCTTCGGCAAAGGCACCGTGCAGACCATCCAGCCGCTCAACCATGGCGAGCTGAAGCTGACCCTGGCCAAGTTCTACCGGGTGTCCGGGCAGAGCACCCAGCATCAGGGTGTGCTGCCGGATATCGGCTACCCGTCGATCATCGACACCAAGGAAATCGGCGAGAGTGCACTGCCCGAAGCCATGCCGTGGGACACCATCCGCCCGGTGGTCAAGCCGGCGGCCGACCCGTTCAAGCCGTTCCTGGCCCAGCTCAAGGCGCAGCATGAAGCGCGCAGCGACAAGGACGCGGAATTTACCTATATCCGCGACCGCCTGGCCCTGACCCAGAAGCTGCTGAACGAGAAAACCGTCAGCCTCAACGAACAGGACCGCCGCGCGCGCCATGATGAAATCGAGGCCAAGCAGCTGGCGTTGGAAAACATCCGCCGCAAGGCCAAGGGTGAAGAGCCGCTGAAAGAGCTGAAAAAAGAGGACGAAGACGCCTTGCCGACCGAGGATGAAAACACCAAGCCGGAAGACGACGCCTACCTGGCGGAAACCGGCCGCATCCTGATCGACTACCTCAGTGCAAGCACCAAGGTGGCCAAGAAGTAA
- a CDS encoding NAD(P)H-quinone oxidoreductase, with amino-acid sequence MKALQGVDGHVAWVEAERPTCDAGQVRIRVAAAGLNRADLLQMKGLYPPPPGASPYMGLECSGVIEEVGAGADWRVGDRVCALLASGAMAEEVVVDARHVLPVPEGVSLHEAAGLPEVYATAWLNIFQLGGVKAGEKVLVHAGASGVGSAAIQLCKAFGSPVWVSVGSQDRLAYCEALGAAGGVVRNENLEALEGFGPFDVILDPVGASYGELNLKLLARDGRWVIIGLMGGRKFELDLAQVLGKRLEITGSTLRNRDDGFKAELLRDLQLQVWPLFAEGRLSPQLVDTYPVEFAQAAYAELETNQVSGKLVMVIDPSLA; translated from the coding sequence GTGAAGGCATTGCAAGGCGTTGACGGACATGTGGCTTGGGTCGAGGCCGAACGCCCGACCTGCGACGCGGGCCAAGTGCGCATTCGCGTGGCTGCTGCGGGGCTGAACCGCGCCGATCTGCTGCAGATGAAAGGTTTGTACCCACCACCACCAGGCGCCAGCCCATACATGGGCCTGGAGTGTTCCGGCGTGATCGAAGAAGTGGGCGCCGGTGCCGACTGGCGGGTGGGTGACCGTGTTTGCGCGCTGCTGGCCAGCGGCGCCATGGCCGAGGAAGTGGTGGTGGATGCCCGCCACGTGCTGCCTGTGCCCGAAGGCGTGAGCCTGCACGAGGCGGCGGGGTTGCCGGAGGTGTATGCCACTGCCTGGCTGAACATCTTCCAGCTGGGTGGCGTGAAAGCTGGCGAGAAGGTGTTGGTACATGCTGGCGCCAGCGGCGTTGGCTCGGCCGCCATCCAGCTGTGCAAGGCATTCGGTAGCCCGGTGTGGGTCAGCGTCGGTTCGCAGGACCGCCTGGCCTACTGCGAGGCGCTGGGCGCCGCCGGTGGTGTGGTACGTAACGAAAACCTGGAAGCGCTGGAAGGTTTCGGCCCGTTCGATGTGATTCTCGACCCGGTGGGTGCCAGTTACGGCGAGCTCAACCTCAAGTTGCTGGCGCGTGACGGGCGCTGGGTGATCATCGGGCTGATGGGCGGGCGCAAGTTCGAGCTGGACCTGGCACAGGTATTGGGCAAGCGCCTGGAGATTACCGGCTCCACGCTGCGCAACCGCGATGACGGCTTCAAGGCCGAGCTGCTGCGCGATTTGCAGCTGCAGGTTTGGCCGCTGTTTGCCGAAGGGCGCCTGTCGCCGCAGCTTGTGGATACCTACCCGGTGGAGTTCGCCCAGGCGGCGTATGCCGAGCTTGAGACCAACCAGGTGTCGGGCAAGCTGGTGATGGTGATCGACCCTAGCCTGGCGTAA
- a CDS encoding HAD family hydrolase: protein MALAIFDLDETLIHGDCASLWSEQMARLGWVDGKAFLRRDHELMEAYGRGHLRMEEYMAFSLEPIAGRTLEEVQHLVEPWVEEVIEPIIYGDACRCIAEHRQRGDRILIISASGTHLVGPIAARLGVDEYLAIELEAVNGVYTGQTHGVLTYREGKITRLLEWLDQEQENLEGASFYSDSRNDLPLLLKVDHPHVVNPDAVLREHAEINKWPILSWA from the coding sequence ATGGCACTGGCAATTTTCGATCTGGACGAAACCCTGATCCACGGCGACTGCGCGTCGCTGTGGAGCGAGCAGATGGCCCGGCTGGGCTGGGTCGACGGCAAGGCCTTCCTGCGCCGTGACCATGAACTGATGGAGGCCTATGGCAGAGGCCACCTGAGGATGGAGGAGTACATGGCCTTCAGCCTGGAACCGATTGCCGGGCGCACCCTGGAAGAGGTCCAGCACTTGGTCGAGCCGTGGGTCGAGGAAGTGATCGAGCCAATCATCTATGGCGATGCCTGCCGCTGCATTGCCGAGCACCGCCAGCGCGGGGACCGGATCCTGATCATTTCCGCTTCGGGCACGCACCTGGTCGGGCCGATTGCAGCGCGGCTGGGCGTGGACGAGTACCTGGCGATCGAGCTGGAGGCGGTGAACGGGGTGTATACCGGCCAGACCCATGGGGTGCTGACCTACCGCGAGGGCAAGATCACCCGGCTGCTGGAGTGGCTGGATCAGGAACAGGAGAACCTGGAAGGGGCGAGTTTCTATTCTGATTCGCGGAACGATTTGCCGTTGTTGTTGAAGGTGGATCATCCGCATGTGGTGAACCCCGATGCGGTATTGCGAGAGCATGCCGAGATCAACAAGTGGCCGATCCTGAGCTGGGCCTGA
- a CDS encoding ABC transporter ATP-binding protein — MSFVSVQKLHKSYAGSPVFENIDCHIQRGEFVTLLGPSGCGKSTLLRCIAGLTPVDSGQILLDGHDIVPLSPQKRGIGMVFQSYALFPNMTVEQNVAFGLRMQKVKADESQQRVREALELVELGNFSGRYPHQLSGGQCQRVALARSLVTRPRLLLLDEPLSALDARIRKHLREQIRAIQRELGLTTIFVTHDQEEALTMSDRIFLMNQGRIVQSGDAETLYTAPVDLFAAGFIGNYNLLDADSASRLLQRPVASRLAIRPESITLGRDGALDAEVRSHSLLGNVIRYRVRVREVELVVDVLNRSAADLHADGQRVSLSIDPTALREVA; from the coding sequence ATGAGCTTCGTCAGCGTACAGAAACTGCACAAGAGCTACGCCGGCAGCCCGGTGTTCGAAAACATCGACTGCCACATCCAACGCGGCGAGTTCGTCACCCTGCTCGGCCCGTCCGGCTGCGGCAAGTCGACGCTGCTGCGCTGCATCGCCGGGCTGACCCCGGTGGACAGCGGGCAGATCCTGCTCGACGGCCACGACATCGTGCCGCTGAGCCCGCAGAAACGCGGCATCGGCATGGTGTTCCAGAGCTACGCGCTGTTCCCCAACATGACCGTGGAGCAGAACGTGGCCTTCGGCCTGCGCATGCAGAAGGTCAAGGCCGATGAAAGCCAGCAGCGTGTGCGTGAAGCACTGGAGCTGGTGGAGCTGGGCAACTTCTCCGGGCGCTACCCGCACCAGCTGTCCGGTGGCCAGTGCCAGCGCGTGGCCCTGGCCCGTTCGCTGGTCACCCGCCCGCGCCTGCTGCTGCTCGACGAGCCGCTGTCGGCGCTGGATGCGCGCATTCGCAAGCACCTGCGCGAGCAGATTCGCGCCATCCAGCGCGAGCTGGGCCTGACCACCATCTTTGTCACCCACGACCAGGAAGAAGCGCTGACCATGTCCGACCGCATCTTCCTGATGAACCAGGGGCGCATCGTCCAGAGTGGCGACGCCGAAACCCTCTACACCGCGCCGGTGGACCTGTTTGCCGCCGGCTTCATCGGCAACTACAACCTGCTCGACGCCGACAGCGCCAGCCGCCTGCTGCAGCGCCCGGTGGCCAGCCGCCTGGCAATCCGCCCGGAATCGATCACCCTGGGCCGCGATGGCGCACTGGACGCGGAAGTGCGCAGCCACAGCCTGCTGGGCAATGTGATTCGCTACCGGGTCCGGGTGCGCGAGGTCGAGCTGGTGGTCGACGTGCTCAACCGCTCGGCGGCCGACCTGCACGCAGACGGGCAGCGGGTAAGCCTGTCGATCGACCCCACGGCACTACGGGAAGTGGCCTAA
- a CDS encoding ABC transporter permease, with amino-acid sequence MHADTRSGGWYHRAVVYLLFLILLLPLAGTLLYSLATSWSASLLPSGLTFKWYLALWSEPRFLAAFAQSLLVCVGALLLSVVLILPLLFVVHYHFPRLDALMNILILLPFAVPPVVSSVGLLQLYGSGPMAMVGTPWILIGCYFTIALPFMYRAITNNLQAINLRDLMDAAQLLGASTWQAALLVVLPNLRKGLMVALLLSFSFLFGEFVFANLLVGTRYETLQVYLNNMRNSSGHFNSALVISYFAFVLVLTWVANRLNKDKT; translated from the coding sequence ATGCACGCTGACACGCGCTCCGGCGGCTGGTACCACCGCGCCGTGGTCTACCTGCTGTTCCTCATCCTGCTGTTGCCTCTGGCCGGCACCCTGCTCTACTCGCTGGCCACCAGCTGGTCGGCCAGCCTGCTACCCAGCGGGCTGACCTTCAAGTGGTACCTGGCGCTGTGGAGCGAGCCGCGCTTTCTGGCCGCCTTTGCCCAGTCATTGCTGGTGTGCGTGGGTGCACTGCTGCTGTCGGTGGTGCTGATCCTGCCGCTGCTGTTCGTGGTGCACTACCACTTCCCCAGGCTCGACGCGCTGATGAACATCCTCATCCTGCTGCCGTTCGCGGTACCACCGGTGGTGTCCTCGGTGGGGCTGCTGCAGCTGTACGGCAGCGGGCCCATGGCGATGGTCGGCACGCCCTGGATCCTGATCGGCTGCTATTTCACCATCGCCCTGCCGTTCATGTACCGGGCCATCACCAACAACCTGCAGGCGATCAACCTGCGCGACCTGATGGACGCCGCCCAACTGCTCGGTGCCAGTACCTGGCAGGCGGCGCTGCTGGTGGTGCTGCCCAACCTGCGCAAGGGCCTGATGGTAGCCCTGCTGCTGTCGTTCTCGTTCCTGTTCGGCGAATTCGTGTTTGCCAACCTGCTGGTCGGCACCCGCTACGAGACCTTGCAGGTGTACCTGAACAACATGCGCAACAGCAGCGGCCATTTCAACAGCGCGCTGGTGATCTCGTACTTCGCCTTCGTGCTGGTACTGACCTGGGTCGCCAACCGCCTGAACAAGGACAAGACCTGA